Below is a genomic region from Burkholderia pseudomultivorans.
GGCTGATCCAGCAGTGCGGGGTCGGCCGGGTCGCATTGCGCGAGCAGGCCGACGGCTGGGCGTTCGCCGCGCCGCCGGCACGCGTCACGCCGGTCGAGCGGTCGGACTACCCGGCGCTGGCCGCCGCGCTGCGCAGCGACGCGATCGACTTCGACGCCGAACCGTGCGCGGTCGACAACGGCGCGCCCTGGCTCGTCGTGCGGCTGACGTCGGCCGATGCCTGCGTCGGGCTCACGCCCGATCCGGCCGCGCTGGCGGCGATCGTGCACCGCTACGGCGCGCACGGCCTCGCCGCCTATGGGCCGCACGCCGACGGCGGCCCCGCCACGTTCGAAATCCGCTGCCTGATGACGGGCGACGCGTTCGGCCCCGTCGGCGAGGATCCGGTCACCGGCAGTGCGAACGCCGCGCTGGCCGGGCTGCTGACGCGTCAGCAGCGCCGTCCCGGCACGTCGTACACGGCCCGCCAGGGCACCGCGATCGGCCGCGACGGCCGCATCTTCGTCCGCTACGACGACGACGGCACGACCTGGATCGGCGGCCACGTCGTGACGGTCGTCGACGGCACGTTCCAGGCGCCCGCCTGACGTTTGACGCTGCGCGCGGGCGCCGGCTCGACCGGCGCCCCTCCACTGCCGCCGATAGCGCGCCATCGGGAATCCATGCGAACCCCGCATGCAGCATGTAAACAGACCCTAGCTATCGCAAAAGCCTTCCAGCCAGTAATATCGGGCCTAATCCGTTGCTT
It encodes:
- a CDS encoding PhzF family phenazine biosynthesis protein, yielding MTSRLVRFKQVDVFTSVPFKGNPLAVVFDADSLGDDAMLAIARWTNLSETTFVCSPTDPEADYRVRIFTPGGELPFAGHPTLGTAHAFLESGARPRTPGRLIQQCGVGRVALREQADGWAFAAPPARVTPVERSDYPALAAALRSDAIDFDAEPCAVDNGAPWLVVRLTSADACVGLTPDPAALAAIVHRYGAHGLAAYGPHADGGPATFEIRCLMTGDAFGPVGEDPVTGSANAALAGLLTRQQRRPGTSYTARQGTAIGRDGRIFVRYDDDGTTWIGGHVVTVVDGTFQAPA